A region of Siniperca chuatsi isolate FFG_IHB_CAS linkage group LG23, ASM2008510v1, whole genome shotgun sequence DNA encodes the following proteins:
- the LOC122871075 gene encoding gamma-secretase-activating protein isoform X6 produces MLKLKPKFDLHRDVVSDILRKEASVCRVKEYSGAVDTRILNIERDGGILYSWKGATGTTRIGKYDSSTKQNKLLYTFDKQVCVSSCSLNKEETLLAVSLAQNTGGEERLKPISKCLTLLIEIHPINNTKVLKAVDCRVKVQFLHSETDRRSVLESHLLLLTEDGYVDLYHVLLTRQEGYRVVMANPERLSKTAERIVEDFCWVQWDRHTQRLYYLTHNDKFLMQCVQFYPYHTCETVLELPLELPANSFRTIKFVNLGFDHYHTERPEQELVKMKVFTNRIERSMCVCYSQPLKDKQELIYTVILVHKDCSKTFRVSLGNDQSPQRATQLHPLFIPIGYYILVYLQGYFLHCINTRQQEMLCHSLFLSGLDVDLGLQCQSADITVLHTEEESSGSLLDLTSGRIHTAELSPAYLLQILRSDTPSRCPSSKTDPQRLAALHCLLVYMGNDPNLELKIIEWLCDNVNAFESFDQIQEFILASLYRISYEKSLSLDKVLPYSSVFEKKEMLVCLLEVPGVLCTTELNIEPVFKGKARSLQGFWSELQWNTDRTKYLYAVPNPRYRTSHIQADWDKLRSEKRPSSHMNHMEENTKKVLSMVDTWCLDKKLVPLFQEEDPQQRALIGLTVDKLREHLNRHLPRLGKKKIDSLVVSYVAKLLELIRHMLESVWLKYKLGPRVLCFTQQGSPAEWSVFHFMFRILEATRGLCLPLPPGYHTLLAVFAVRCLPHHTFLQYIDHGVLQLTETFVSRLMTVKTQLEEPPGLQASTQ; encoded by the exons ATGCTCAAGTTAAAGCCAAAGTTTGACCTGCACAGAGATGTGGTGTCTGATATCCTCAGGAAGGAGGCGTCGGTCTGCAGGGTGAAAG AGTACTCTGGAGCAGTGGACACTCGTATCCTGAACATTGAGAGAGATGGGGGCATCCTTTACTCCTGGAAG GGAGCAACAGGGACCACCAGGATTGGGAAATATGACTCCAGCACCAAGCAGAACaag CTCCTGTACACATTTGACAAGCAGGTGTGTGTCAGCAGCTGTTCCCTGAACAAGGAGGAGACCCTGTTAG CTGTCAGCTTGGCACAAAACACCGGAGGAGAGGAGCGCCTCAAACCAA TATCCAAGTGTCTAACTCTCCTGATTGAGATCCATCCCATCAACAACACTAAAGTCCTCAAGGCAGTAGACTGCAGGGTCAAAGTGCAG TTCCTCCATTCAGAAACTGACAGGAGATCAGTGCTGGAGagccacctgctgctgctgactgagGACGGAT ATGTGGATCTCTACCATGTTCTGCTGACAAGACAGGAGGGTTATAGAGTG GTGATGGCGAATCCCGAGCGTTTGtccaaaacagcagagagaataGTAGAGGACTTCTGCTGGGTCCAGtgggacagacacacacaaagactctACTATCTCACTCATAat GACAAGTTCCTGATGCAATGTGTTCAGTTTTACCCCTACCATACCTGCGAAACTGTG TTGGAACTCCCATTAGAGTTACCTGCTAATTCTTTCCGCACAATCAA GTTTGTAAATCTGGGTTTTGACCATTATCACACGGAGAGACCAGAGCAGGAGCTTGTTAAGATGAAGGTCTTCACAAACAGAATAG aaa gaagcatgtgtgtgtgctacagcCAACCACTTAAAGACAAACAGGAACTCATCTACACTGTGATTTTAGTTCACAAAG ACTGCAGCAAGACGTTCAGAGTATCTCTGGGCAATGACCAGTCACCACAGAGAGCCACACAGCTCCATCCCCTCTTCATCCCCATAG GTTACTACATCCTAGTGTATCTGCAGGGTTATTTCCTCCATTGTATCAACACCAGGCAGCAGGAGATGCTCTGtcactccctctttctctcag GTCTTGACGTGGACTTGGGCCTGCAGTGTCAGTCAGCTGACATTACAGTGCTGCATACAGAGGAAGAATCTAGTGGTAGTCTGCTGGACTTGACCAGTGGGAGGATCCACACTGCTGAGCTTAGCCCTGCCTACCTGCTGCAGATACTGCGATCAGACACTCCTTCTAG GTGTCCTAGCAGTAAGACTGACCCTCAGCGCCTGGCCGCCCTCCACTGCCTGCTGGTTTACATGGGAAACGACCCAAACCTGGAGCTGAAG ATTATTGAATGGCTGTGTGACAACGTGAACGCCTTCGAATCCTTTGATCAGATCCAGGAGTTCATTCTAG cGTCTTTGTACAGAATAAGCTATGAGAAGTCTCTCAGCCTGGATAAAGTCCTGCCTTACTCCTCTGTATTTGAAAAGAAG gaGATGCTAGTGTGTCTGCTGGAGGTCCCTGGTGTGTTGTGTACCACTGAGCTGAATATTGAACCTGTCTTCAAAGGGAAG gCCAGAAGTCTCCAGGGTTTCTGGTCAGAGCTGCAGTGGAACACAGATAGGACAAAATATCTGTATGCTGTTCCCAACCCCAGATACAGAACCTCACACATACAAGCCGACTGGGATAAACTG AGGTCCGAGAAGAGACCATCGAGCCACATGAATCACATGGAGGAGAACACAAAGAA AGTTCTATCAATGGTGGACACCTGGTGTCTTG ATAAGAAGCTGGTGCCACTTTTCCAGGAGGAGGACCCCCAACAGAGGGCGCTCATAGGactg ACGGTTGATAAGCTTAGAGAGCATCTCAACAGACACCTGCCTCGACTGGGGAAGAAGAAGATTGACTCGCTGGTTGTTAGCTACGTAGCCAAACTG ctggAGCTCATCAGACACATGCTGGAGTCAGTCTGGCTGAAGTATAAACTCGGCCCTCGTGTTTTGTGCTT caCACAGCAGGGCAGTCCAGCCGAGTGGTCCGTGTTTCACTTCATGTTTCGGATCCTGGAAGCCACGAGGGGTCTCTGCCTGCCCCTCCCACCTG gcTATCACACCCTGTTAGCAGTGTTTGCCGTGCGTTGCCTCCCTCATCACACCTTCCTACAGTACATTGACCACGGTGTCCTGCAGCTCACTGAAACCTTTGTGTCTCGGCTCatgacag TGAAAACACAACTGGAAGAGCCACCAGGGCTCCAAGCATCCACACAGTGA